From the genome of Chloroflexota bacterium, one region includes:
- the tatC gene encoding twin-arginine translocase subunit TatC has translation MTDTPPPSNEELRAERKQRRMKFWSHIEELRAHLLRMVIALVLGTAVSLAFVNRLLEFLLLPMGDIRPVSLHPTESIVVYFRLALMLGVVIALPVILYQLLSFIVPGLTKKERRMLITSVLGIGFFFALGVTFAGGLMLPLALNYLQGFMSDLVQPTYSIDGYISFVTTVMLSSGTVFETPLLLALLARLGLVTSRQLSKGRRFALVGIAVLAAVITPTPDVFNMMLVMAPLLVLYELGIVLAWFAGRARNKALVEAGVESI, from the coding sequence ATGACTGACACGCCTCCACCATCGAACGAAGAACTACGCGCCGAGCGCAAACAGCGCCGCATGAAGTTCTGGTCGCATATCGAGGAATTGCGCGCCCACTTGTTGCGCATGGTAATTGCCCTAGTTCTAGGGACGGCGGTCAGTCTGGCTTTCGTCAACCGCTTGCTTGAGTTTTTGCTGCTCCCGATGGGTGATATTCGCCCGGTTTCGCTGCACCCCACCGAATCAATCGTTGTGTACTTCCGTCTGGCCTTGATGCTGGGTGTTGTCATCGCCTTGCCAGTTATTCTATATCAATTATTATCCTTCATCGTTCCGGGGTTGACCAAGAAAGAGCGCCGTATGCTAATTACATCGGTGCTGGGAATTGGTTTCTTCTTTGCTCTGGGTGTAACTTTTGCTGGTGGTTTGATGCTTCCGTTGGCGCTCAATTATCTACAAGGATTTATGAGCGATCTGGTACAACCCACCTATTCGATTGACGGCTATATCTCATTTGTGACCACAGTAATGTTGAGCAGCGGCACTGTCTTTGAGACACCACTACTACTGGCGCTGCTGGCCCGATTAGGGTTGGTAACTTCTCGACAACTGTCAAAAGGCCGCCGTTTTGCATTGGTTGGCATTGCAGTTTTAGCCGCAGTGATAACGCCAACACCCGATGTTTTCAACATGATGCTGGTCATGGCTCCGTTGCTGGTTTTGTATGAACTGGGCATTGTGCTAGCCTGGTTTGCTGGCCGTGCCCGAAATAAAGCGCTCGTTGAAGCAGGAGTTGAAAGCATATGA